The sequence ttttcctcctaaaccatccaagaaaaaggatgatgaggattttgagcgctttgctgaaatgattagacctatctttttgcatatgcgtttgactgatatgcttaaagggaatccttatgctaagtacatgaaagacattattacaataaaagaaagatacaggaagctgaaatttccaccgtgcttgctaattatacttttaagggtggaatacctaagaaacttggaggtccaggagtaccaactataccatgctccattaaaagaaactatgttaaaactgccttatgtgatcttggagctggtgttagtgttatgcctctctctttatatcgtagacttgaattgaataagttgacacctactgaaatatcttttcaaatggctgataaatcaactgctatacctgtcggtatttgtgaggatgtgcttgttgtggttgcaaacgttactatcttaacagactttgttattcttgatattcccgaggacgatagtatgtcgattatccttggtagaccctttttgaatactgcaggggttgttattgattgcaacaaaggcaatgtcacttttcatattaatggtaatgagcatacggtacactttccgaggaaacaacctcaagttcatagcatcaattctattggaaaaattccaactattattattggaggttttgaattttctcttcctattgtcaagaagaaatatgatattattattattggggatgtgcatatccccattgaggtaacctagtgttattcgaaatttctccggtttcatgttattcggaatgagtttgttaacaagacttgatcaaccttgttagtggattccttttaatgagcatgagaaggatgaagttagaaggcacaaccttctgtgccctctttttactttctgttatttagattaagtaaagcaaaaaatagtattttctgtctgttttctgaattatccttgcaataaaaaataccctgaaaataaaagttctccaaatgccctgaaaatttagtacgattttttctggaatatttgagaatatctggcactgagaacacatcagggggagccagcacctggccacgagggtcaagggcgcgccctacccccctgggcgcgccccctgcctcgtgggcccatggtggccgcctccacttattcctacacccacacacttcatcttcctcccaaaaatatcaccatccagctcaagcacgagttctagctcattttgctgccatttttgatctccttgctcaaagctccattcacaaaactgctttgggggattgttctttggtatgtgactcctgcaatggtccaattagtttttgtctagtgctttattcattacaaatttttgctgcctaggtgaccctattcttgagcttgcatgtcaaatttatatggtcccaagtagttctaatgcatgatatagtctctaggcacttgtgggagtagttgctatcaatattgttgagtttggttcactttttttTGACATACtagaaatttcagaaatttttagaaaaagatgaagagatttttcttgaggggctcttctagacaaggctctaaggataaacaaagcaaggagaatgaaaagcccaagtataatctccctcgcgtcGCGGAAgtgcggccgtgtgaatggccttgtgatgatttcttgagagcagccgggattcatgatgatttttattcgttggctgataatgcaggcctcaccgacttcctccacgaccagatcgaacagtatctcttactcaccaatactttcatgcaaaatttctacttttatcctaagaaatcacctccttcagtagagtttcatttatatgatgtggctagggagatgtcactatatgaattttgtgcggtttgcaagatacctttcaggggcagcttagaggaaccacaccataaagatgtggatggatttattgatactattactgcaggggaaacgaggaaggtttctgatgcaagaattactagcatacactttcctgttctacgttactttgcaatatttgctagtagatgcttaattggtcgcgaaaactgtggaaaccttagtgttccggATATTactattttgttccatgctttatttcgaGATAACTCTGTcagtatgggcgctattattgctaaacgattaagtctgaaccatacaaaaggccccatctttggaggtatctatgcttcatgcCTTGCCAAACACTtcaagatacctattaggcatatgagaaagaggaaaagctgctgccccctacctttctagattataagagcatggtagcacatgagtttattgttaaaaatgatgagaagatgcttaagtataatttgatatttcataagaaacacagtgaaactattatcctgcctgcaccctctttgtttgatttaactgcaagCACTTACCTCGTCTTGCCGAAGGCCGTTTATGTGCACCgtggccagacatcagctccacagcctgagccggaaccaccacttgacccttatcgtccatccttTTATCAgtggatccggaggagattgccagccagtggtacccagatgacactcctcagtacaccggagagagtagccgcgatccgtaggcatagaccaacttaggccaaaagcctaagcttgggggagtatgtatttctcaccgacattacattcatgttcacacactcattctggttgtcgatgctcatacttttccattgtactatccatgctagtttaatttctttttctagatttcttcttgtgtgtttgataaaccttaagaaaaaccaaaaaaatagttagcttACTTTccgtgcttgtagtagtaattaaaagaaaatccaaaaagatttcccgttcttattttgcttgttgggagctttcccgtataaatagttttatttcttttctttcctttgggggtcgagaggagaagaccatgacgaaaatgttgagtggctctcttatgcgttattgttgatttaaccaagagcccatattactttatcttctcccttgaattgaatgcttgcagattccagcttagtccaatgcacgtgcactattattattatatacaccgtccggtcgtgcaagtgaaaggcaataatgacgaggtatgatggactgattgagatgagaaaagctggtatgaactcgacctctctcgtttttgtaaatatgattagttcatcgttcctgattcagcctattatgaataaacatgtttgcaatgataattagagattatagttgcttatgccatgcttaattagctaggagcttataatggtttaccttgcgtgccaacatgctattaaaatggttgtgatgtggtatgatagggtggtatcctcctttgaatgatttgagtgacttgacttggcacatgttcacgcatgtagttgaaatgaaatcaacatagccttcacgatatttatgttcatggtggattatatcctactcatgcttgcactcagtgttgattaattttaatgcatgttcatgactgttgtcgctctctaagttggtcgcttcccagactctttctagccttcacctgtactaagcaggaataatgcttgtgcatccaaactccatgaaccccaaagttattccacatgagtccaccataccttcctatatgcggtatatacttgccgttccaagtaaatttgtatgtgccaaactctaaaccttcaaatgaaattatgttttgtatgcttgaacaactcatgtatcaactagggttgtctgtatcttccatgttaggcgggttattctcaagaggagtggactccgctcctcattcacgtgaaaatggctggtcaccgggatgcccagtcccatgctcaaatcaaatcaaaataattgcaaacaaaactcccccaggattgttgttagttggaggcacccgttgttttgggcaagccatgaattgatgcttgttggtggtgggggagtataaactttatcattctgtttgggaaccgcctataatgtgtgtagcatggaagatatcgagatctctcagttgttatgttgacagtgaaagtataccgctcaaaatgttatctatctctatttcaaaatcgagctctggcacctctacaaatccctgcttccctctgcaaagggcctatctatttacttttatgttgagtcatcaccctcttattgaaaagcaccgctggagagcaccgctgtcatttgcatgcattactattagtttatattgggtatgactggatctcttttaccatgaattacaatgtttagtcagtccttgatctttaaaggtgctctgcatttatgttttgcggtctcagaaagggctagcgagataccatcttgttatatcatattatgattgttttgagaaagtgttgtcatccgagatttattattattgctcgctagttgattatgtcattgatatgagtaaacatgagacctaagtgttattgtgaatatggttagttcataatctttgctgaaaacttgaatgctgtctttacatatttgcaacaacaagagcaaacagagtttgtaaaagtttttctttatcactttcagtttgtcaactaaattgcttgaggacaagcaaagatttcagcttgggggagttgatacgtctccgtcgtatctacttttccaaacacatctgcaacccatttatcgttaggttaactagggccatatgtaatatatatgaggctacatagcaacatgcattgtacttaatgtctaaatatgcaatcctagacTACAtaacaacaaggaagagtgttacattaatatTCTGATGATGTCTAGACATACGTAGAACAgcagtagtagcaacaacaacaacaacacaaccctgtttggatagtcaacttagctagaggttagagttagtttctagctcatgactaaccctaaattaactccatccaaagagttgtttggatgacagggttagattgataataaatgcactaggagaactagctccaattagcacctcttgggttggatagttttttttgatgggttatagatgcaactagctcaaactagccctcatgtttagatatactttaggctatttgagcccgaactagctcaaactaactgtaactcatggatacaacaacagttaatcagccgataatttgtaagaatgcactaaactccttccggcccataatataagatgctaATTCatgtaatatgtgagtatattggatgttataagatattataaaagagtattgtactacatcattgtgcaattgttgtttagcttctaatattaacttggtgcttttaggtacatatgtcattggtaaagatccgcgctttgaccctttgtgcatatggggcaatgagatatcgatgaaccagcatcaaatgaggaagctgataaagattgttagtaaaatgggtcgaaagatggcaattaaactatttgtttacactttatccaagacaacagcgaactgcaggatggtaggTAAGAActttgcagccttctttttactgcccataatgagttgtgttagatgacaatgtctgaatctttttcctttgtagtggttgccaaagcagtttactcaaaattacctctcaaactacatgattggtgggcatgcaaaggttaaagtatttctaccagaacacgatgattatctagatgttttcatgaagaccgtgaaggatgggcggtcggccatcacaaggtgttggactagagtcgtgtgtgccttctgcattgaggagggcacaatatgggcattccgcttcaccttgtttagcaaacagaatgtattttgcctctttctttaccgtctttaatagtacaagtatacaactgtggttcgtcattctttatttggttcttatgtaattcttaaacatatgtacctattaatcgaataatgcattggttgtttgaacctgatggatatgaataaagctgtagcatacattcaaattcaaattcaaattcggtacaatttgaaatagcagcaattaaattatggtggaattacgctctccaggtcgttacggcacacacggttggtaaaacacaaacctTTGCGATATACAACATAATCCAAGACGGTTCACATAGAGGAGACGTGTGCAAGCATGCGCACAGTTGCCGTTtacaaagcgtgtgcgatgtcagacaatatcacaaatagTGCAGGCAaacaaaacatttgtgttagttgccttatcatatATGATTCACAACCAttaactgtttctgatgaagtatgcatcgtaaacgtagcaccacaaaatagtgtgtgcgatagttgtcgtgtacaacgatgttacgacggtccgacgtttcgcaatcatgtccgacactcgtacgacgattagctaatcttcttaattagttatcgcatacggtttgggaaaagcgaatgtgtgtgattgtatacttatcatacacattctataatagtgaaatgtttgtgatgggccgcgcatcgtaaacgtagcaccacagaataccgactgcgatggcaatgcgagcacaaatgagtaggagtactgtagggtccctacCCCCGACGGTTtcttggtcgtgtgggaaggacccccctttCGCCGTCACTTActaggcaacggttccaaatgccgtcacggaaagggttaaaaactgtttgtatagcaccgacgcgtacaaGTGATTGGAGTCGTTTCCGGTGTCAatcatcttggcctcctctctcCCGTCCTACTGCACTGTCGGTGCTATGGCGCGAGCACTGCATTTCTCCTCCTCTGTCCACTGTCTCCGTGCGGACTTTCTCTGCGACGACGAGGCTAGCAATTAGTTTGCCGCGCCGCCGACGGGGTCGCTCGCGCACGACTTCATGTATGTCATGTCGAACGCTTGTCCTAGACTCAGTGCTCGTCATGTCGGACGCGGCGCCGCGGTCATCGTCCATCACACTCGCCATGGTCCAACACACACTGcatttctccttccccttcctctgctTCAACGCTCCTCCACGCAGACTATCTCTGCGGCAGCGACACTAGCAACTAGTTCGCCGCGGTGCCGGCTGGAACGCTCGCGCGAGACTCCATGCTCGTCGTGTTGGTCGTGGCGCCGCAGTCACCGCAACTATAGTTGCGAGGCATGGTATAACTGTGTGTTAAGTATAAGTGTTAGCTCTTAATCATATCCCGCGTATACAACCAAACACCGTGTAGCTGTGTGAGTCGagccaatgcaggcaaccaaacaatatGGCAAAATTATTCCCCTAATGTGAGAGACCtagatgcgggcaaccaaacaatgCAGATGTTAGTTTTtagctctttttcttttcttttctcatttcaatcccgcctttttctcttttttttttttgagacaatttgTCTCTTTTTTTTAGAGGACGTTTCATTCCCTCCCGCTTTGCGGCAACCCGGATGCGTTTACACGGCCCACCAATCCAACAACAAAATGTTGCGGCAACCCAGCGGATGCGTTTACACGGCCCACCAATCCAACAGCAAAATGTAGCCCAACAGATTTCCTTCCAGTTGTTTGGTATGGCCGCATCTCCACCGTCCAGGCATCAGCAAACGGCATAAAGCCTACAGCCTAAGCTAGGGTTTTCGATTTGTGGATCGGGACTCCAGAGGCCGCCGCATCCTCTCTCAATCCACGCCAATCCCTAGCCACATCTCCGGCCACCTTCCGCCATGTCTTCACCGAGGAGGTTTTCCTGGGTCGTGCTGAGGAAGCACGTCCCGGTCTTCGACGCCGAGGAGAAGGAGCAGGAGGACAAGATCATGGCCAAGGCGAGCAAAGATTGGGGGAACATCGAGAATGGGTCCTGGATACTGGACCAGTTCTCGCTCGACGCGCACCTCGTCGAGCCGCCGGAGCTCTCCACCTTGTCCGTGCGCGCCAAGATCGAGACGCAGGAGCGCGGCTTCGGGTGCGTCCTCGACTCCGTCGTGGAGAACTACCTCGTCATGACTCTGGTGTTCGGCGACAGGTGGTACGGGCTCGTCTACGACGCCGCCAAGAACTCGCTCTCGCTGCTCCCCGCCACCATGGATTCCTTCGAGGGCTACGACTTCGCGTCGAGAGTTGATTCTGTGCCCTTCTTCTTCCTGAGGCCACCTGCTGTCCTGCCACGCGACGACGGTTCCTACGATCTGTTCAATCTGGGGTTCCGTTTCGCTACACGCGACAGAGTGTTGCAGGGGTCGTCGGGCATCATCTTCCGGTGGTGGAGCCATGCCGCTGGCAAGAAGTGGACGAAGCAGGAGGCGCGCTTCAGCCCGCATACCCAGGTGCCGCGCCAGCCGGCTTACAAAGTAGACGCGGCCTTCACTTTCAAAGGGAAGGTTTTCTGGGCCGATCTCATGCTTGGCGCCATtgtctgtgacatgccatccacccGTACCACTACCAGCGAAGACGAAGACCACGTGGAGCTGGACTTCATCCATCTTCCCCAGGAGTGCCAAGGCCGTGACTTCTCCCGCAGTTACCCCAAGGACCGTCGGACCATGGGCCCTGTCGGGGACTCCATAAAGCTCATCTCCATCGTCACCATCAGTGGCGACAACCCCCGTGACAACACGCCCCCTGCCGACGTTGTGCTGCGGAGCTGGACCCTGTCGCCAGATCTCCGCTCATGGACGAGAGACCAAGACATGGAGCTGCCCTTGCCCCTGCTCTGGCAGTCGGAGGTCTACAAGCGCGAGAGGCTGCCGCAGGCCATGCCGCAGTGCCCAgtcctcaaggccgacgaggatggTGTCCTTTACCTCTTGCTGGGAGATTACTACCTCGATTGGGAGAGAAGGGCTCGGCTATGCAGGGAGATTGAGTGTGTGATCAGCATCGACATGCGCACAAAGTCTCTCCTGTCCTGCAGCCATCGTCCGATCAAAGATGGCTTGCCGGCGCCAGCGCCATGGGAAGAAGTCCAGCCTTCCAAAGATTTCCATCCTGACATACCTTCCCTGGTTGCTGCCAAGTTCTGCGCGAACCACACTGGATGGTCTCATTGTCTTCTCCACAAGGAAAAGAAGAATCGTCTGATATAGATGGTAATTTGAGTCTGAATCTACCACCACTACTCCTCCTACCTGATGTTATTTGCGCACATTCTGCTAGATTGATGGCTAGTGTTTGCTTGATCAACCATAATTTGtgctcggctgcattgttagagggGGTTCTTCTTTTTGAGAAAATTAGAAGATGTCTTTGATACTTCTTGGTGACTAGTCTAACAATGCCATATTTGCTACTGCTTGCAGGAAAAAAAGAAGAGCAGCTCAACTCGTGGCGCTTTCAACAGTGTAGCTCTTGCTTCGATTGTTGTGGTTAATTACCTTCAGCTCCAGGCATCTATATCTTGTCTTTAACGTGTCCCTGCATTTATCTATTTTATAAGTAGTTAATTCGCTGATAGCCTTCTGTGCTTTTTATATCTATTAGAGTTGGGGTGTGATGGTTTAAATATGGCACAGTTGGAAGCATGGTTGAACTTGTAATGGTCGTAGGCTGTGGTCTGTTGCTACCTTCACTATATATGTCTGTAATGGCTCGTTTTCTTAATGAGATGAAGAACTGAATCCTCTTGTTATGTTTATCATGCTCTGCTGCTGAATGAAGCCTGAGACGTTTTGCAGAGCTTGTTGTGCCTGCATGATCCTGGCTACAAAGAGAACCACTGCTTGTATTTTTTTAGTGCTCCAGAGACCTTGCTTCTTTTCGAATGTTAAGTTTAAAACTCGAAGTCAGTTGCCTGATAGATGATGTTTTCTTTGCAATTTGTGGCCCCACATGTGTTTGTTTTAATGTCCTGTTGTTTGTTCGTTCATGCATGGCGGCTCTGCGCATTAGTTGTTTGTGCTAATGCCAAGAGGTTGGGATTATGTTTGTTTTTTTGTGTTGTCTAATTAACGCTCTTGTGTTTCTACTCTTTGGCTGCTGAGATGTTCATTTGGATCAAGTATTGCCGCTGAAGGTTTTTGTTCTCTGCCTTGCTCACAAACTTTTGTTTGGTCAATTTGCACAAATGTGGATCAAATTTGTAAGGGAGCTGAAACAATGAAGTTACAGTCCTTGCTCTGTGTTGTACTGAACGCTGA comes from Triticum aestivum cultivar Chinese Spring chromosome 5B, IWGSC CS RefSeq v2.1, whole genome shotgun sequence and encodes:
- the LOC123113914 gene encoding uncharacterized protein; its protein translation is MSSPRRFSWVVLRKHVPVFDAEEKEQEDKIMAKASKDWGNIENGSWILDQFSLDAHLVEPPELSTLSVRAKIETQERGFGCVLDSVVENYLVMTLVFGDRWYGLVYDAAKNSLSLLPATMDSFEGYDFASRVDSVPFFFLRPPAVLPRDDGSYDLFNLGFRFATRDRVLQGSSGIIFRWWSHAAGKKWTKQEARFSPHTQVPRQPAYKVDAAFTFKGKVFWADLMLGAIVCDMPSTRTTTSEDEDHVELDFIHLPQECQGRDFSRSYPKDRRTMGPVGDSIKLISIVTISGDNPRDNTPPADVVLRSWTLSPDLRSWTRDQDMELPLPLLWQSEVYKRERLPQAMPQCPVLKADEDGVLYLLLGDYYLDWERRARLCREIECVISIDMRTKSLLSCSHRPIKDGLPAPAPWEEVQPSKDFHPDIPSLVAAKFCANHTGWSHCLLHKEKKNRLI